A genomic stretch from Lysobacter ciconiae includes:
- a CDS encoding DUF58 domain-containing protein has translation MARGIRKRVHGWALTFTRPRDPEPLPVTFDRRRVYVLPTRFGLFYAVLVATMLLGGLNYNNNPALLLALLLGGTGLASLVAAQLQLSGLAVTAIDAEPVPAGQMMLLHVHAKAADGRVRRGLQVALDPDHEDPALLDLQPGNGQAQLLIPTSQRGWLDLPRLRIATCHPLGLARAWSHVWPQTPLLVYPRPETDGPPLPEGSGEDAKARLHPSGEDPHHLRGYRHGDSRRSIAWKPSARHESLLVREYQQPAGADIVLDWHSVGALPHEARISRLARWVDEAERDGRRYRLTLPAQPAVGPSQGPGHRHDCLRALALMPRG, from the coding sequence ATCGCGCGCGGCATCCGCAAGCGGGTGCACGGCTGGGCCCTGACCTTCACCCGACCGCGCGATCCCGAACCGCTGCCGGTCACCTTCGACCGGCGTCGGGTCTATGTGCTTCCCACCCGGTTCGGCCTGTTCTATGCCGTCCTGGTCGCGACCATGTTGCTGGGCGGCTTGAACTACAACAACAATCCCGCGCTGCTGCTGGCACTGCTGCTCGGCGGCACCGGCCTGGCCAGCCTGGTCGCCGCGCAGCTGCAGCTCAGCGGACTGGCGGTGACCGCGATCGATGCCGAACCCGTGCCTGCCGGCCAGATGATGCTGCTGCACGTGCATGCGAAGGCCGCTGACGGGCGCGTGCGGCGCGGCCTCCAGGTCGCGTTGGATCCGGATCACGAGGACCCGGCTTTGCTGGACCTCCAGCCCGGCAATGGTCAGGCGCAGCTGTTGATCCCGACGTCGCAGCGCGGCTGGCTGGACCTGCCGCGGCTGCGGATCGCTACCTGCCATCCGCTCGGCCTCGCCCGGGCGTGGTCGCACGTCTGGCCGCAGACTCCCCTGCTGGTGTACCCGCGCCCGGAGACCGACGGCCCGCCTCTGCCCGAGGGCTCCGGTGAGGACGCCAAGGCGCGTCTCCACCCCAGCGGCGAGGATCCCCACCACCTGCGCGGCTACCGCCATGGCGACTCGCGGCGGTCCATCGCGTGGAAGCCATCGGCGCGCCACGAATCCCTGCTGGTGCGCGAATACCAGCAGCCGGCCGGGGCCGATATCGTGCTGGACTGGCACAGCGTTGGCGCCCTGCCGCACGAAGCAAGGATCAGCCGCCTGGCCCGCTGGGTCGACGAGGCCGAACGCGACGGCCGCCGTTACCGCCTCACGCTGCCTGCGCAGCCCGCCGTCGGCCCTTCGCAGGGCCCCGGCCACCGTCACGACTGCCTGCGCGCACTGGCGCTGATGCCCCGTGGCTGA
- a CDS encoding transglutaminase family protein, producing MAAAAVCVLPLLLQLPSPLGLLIGGSAVAVAALSWRKPLHALVRLLLTLTLLAAVIALSGSHFGRDTGCAILAAMLAMKPAETRGVRDARSLLGFALFAPFATFLLDQGPLSLLLGLAGVALALMALLRLTDIESGIRDATTTRARFGSVGRLVLLGLPLALAAFWLFPRLATPLWGVPERTLARTGLSDEMSPGDWIDLMADDTPALRVRFFGTTPPTSQMYWRGPVLSDFDGRTWARSRRSTGLPPAAVTRAKVLWDYQVEIEPTERRQMVALELPVEAPGDSRLGHDHELFSPRPLSSLTRWRMQSSPPETFEADLAGPLQQATLALPAGSNPRTRALAARWRSDADDDQAIVRRAMQWIRSDFAYTLSTPLAGRHAADEFLFDQQEGFCEHFSSAFVILMRAAGIPARVVTGYVGGYRNPIGDYWLVRRSDAHAWAEVWLDGRGWVRVDPTAAVAPERIYDTLDDRRPGADSLFGRMLGGDASRLFNATDWLRQSWNQLVLGFDAERQSRLLRPLGIERLDGVRLGLLFGLAAVSALLWMAWLSRRAERQRDPVLRAWHTLERRYRRLGLGRNPDEPAMTWAQRVADAGPGPADDLLRLSRRFSNWRYAGRDDHSARASRQLILSLRRHRPSPPHAASPGNGEHR from the coding sequence ATGGCAGCTGCCGCGGTCTGCGTGTTGCCGCTGCTTCTGCAATTGCCGTCGCCGCTGGGCCTGCTGATCGGTGGCAGCGCGGTCGCCGTCGCCGCGCTCTCGTGGCGCAAGCCGCTGCACGCGCTGGTGCGCCTGCTGCTCACCTTGACCCTGCTGGCCGCCGTCATCGCGCTGTCGGGCTCGCATTTCGGCCGCGATACCGGGTGCGCGATCCTCGCCGCGATGCTGGCGATGAAGCCGGCCGAAACCCGGGGCGTTCGCGACGCGCGAAGCCTGCTCGGCTTCGCCCTGTTCGCTCCGTTCGCCACCTTCCTTCTCGACCAAGGACCGTTGAGCCTGTTGCTGGGACTGGCGGGCGTTGCCTTGGCCCTGATGGCGCTGCTGCGCCTGACCGACATCGAGTCGGGCATCCGCGACGCCACCACGACCCGCGCTCGTTTCGGCTCGGTGGGTCGACTGGTGCTGCTGGGCCTCCCGCTGGCGCTGGCGGCATTCTGGCTGTTCCCGCGGCTTGCGACTCCGCTGTGGGGCGTTCCGGAGCGCACGCTGGCACGAACCGGCCTGTCCGACGAGATGTCGCCGGGCGACTGGATCGACCTGATGGCCGACGATACCCCGGCGCTGCGGGTGCGATTTTTCGGCACCACCCCGCCCACCTCGCAGATGTACTGGCGCGGACCGGTCCTGTCCGACTTCGACGGCCGCACGTGGGCCCGCAGCCGCCGGTCCACCGGCCTGCCCCCGGCCGCCGTGACCCGCGCCAAAGTCCTGTGGGACTACCAGGTCGAAATCGAGCCGACCGAGCGCCGCCAGATGGTCGCCCTGGAACTCCCCGTCGAGGCACCCGGCGATAGCCGGCTGGGCCATGACCATGAGCTGTTCTCCCCGCGGCCGCTGAGTTCGCTGACGCGCTGGCGGATGCAGTCGTCCCCGCCAGAGACCTTCGAGGCTGATCTTGCCGGCCCGCTGCAGCAAGCGACGCTGGCGCTGCCGGCCGGATCCAATCCGCGCACACGGGCGCTGGCCGCGCGCTGGCGCAGCGATGCCGACGACGACCAGGCCATCGTGCGCCGCGCCATGCAGTGGATCCGCAGCGACTTCGCCTACACCCTGAGCACGCCGCTGGCCGGGCGCCACGCCGCCGACGAGTTCCTGTTCGACCAGCAGGAGGGTTTCTGCGAACACTTCAGCTCGGCCTTCGTGATCCTGATGCGGGCCGCGGGCATTCCCGCGCGCGTGGTCACCGGCTATGTCGGCGGCTACCGCAACCCGATCGGCGACTACTGGCTGGTGCGGCGCTCCGATGCGCACGCCTGGGCCGAGGTCTGGCTCGACGGCCGCGGCTGGGTCCGGGTCGATCCGACCGCCGCGGTCGCACCCGAACGCATCTACGACACCCTGGATGACCGCCGCCCGGGCGCCGACAGCCTGTTCGGGCGGATGCTGGGCGGGGATGCCAGCCGCCTGTTCAACGCCACCGACTGGCTGCGGCAAAGCTGGAACCAGCTGGTGCTGGGCTTCGATGCCGAGCGCCAATCGCGCCTGCTGCGGCCGCTGGGGATCGAGCGCCTGGATGGCGTCCGCCTGGGATTGCTGTTCGGTCTGGCGGCCGTGTCGGCGCTGCTGTGGATGGCATGGCTGTCGCGGCGGGCGGAGCGCCAGCGCGACCCGGTGCTGCGGGCGTGGCACACGCTGGAACGTCGCTACCGCCGGCTCGGTCTGGGCCGCAACCCCGACGAACCCGCCATGACATGGGCACAGCGGGTCGCCGATGCCGGCCCCGGCCCGGCCGACGACTTGCTGCGGCTCAGCCGGCGTTTCAGCAATTGGCGCTACGCTGGGCGTGACGACCACAGCGCACGGGCGTCGCGGCAGTTGATACTGTCCCTGCGTCGCCACCGGCCGTCACCGCCCCATGCCGCTTCACCCGGAAACGGAGAACACCGATGA
- a CDS encoding Slp family lipoprotein, producing the protein MKIRHAMLVLATLLLAACASQPKPLQGDFAQITPHDANSVDRTGALVRWGGRIVQVEPQPNRTCFEMISTRLNVYGRPYWATDDVGGRFIACRDGFYDPALFQTNREVTFTGRIDGYENRRIGEYDYRFPRVAADVIYLWPIQERVDVITRPAPWPWWGYW; encoded by the coding sequence ATGAAGATCCGTCACGCCATGCTCGTCCTCGCGACGCTGCTGCTGGCCGCCTGCGCCAGCCAGCCCAAGCCGCTGCAGGGCGATTTCGCCCAGATCACGCCCCACGATGCCAACAGTGTCGACCGCACCGGCGCCCTGGTGCGCTGGGGTGGCCGCATCGTGCAGGTCGAGCCGCAGCCCAACCGCACCTGCTTCGAGATGATTTCCACCCGCCTGAATGTCTACGGCCGGCCCTACTGGGCGACCGATGATGTCGGTGGCCGGTTCATCGCCTGTCGCGACGGCTTCTACGATCCGGCGCTGTTCCAGACCAACCGCGAGGTGACCTTCACCGGCCGCATCGACGGCTACGAGAACCGGCGTATCGGCGAATACGATTACCGCTTTCCCCGCGTCGCCGCCGACGTGATCTACCTGTGGCCGATCCAGGAACGGGTCGACGTCATCACCCGGCCGGCGCCGTGGCCGTGGTGGGGTTACTGGTAG
- a CDS encoding histidine triad nucleotide-binding protein, with amino-acid sequence MTDETIFGKIIRREIPADIVFEDEHLIAFRDIAPQAPVHVLFVPKTPIPRLDDLTPDQAAVVGRLVIAAAEYARREGLAEDGYRVVMNCNDHGGQTVYQIHLHLLAGAPLGRFGVPG; translated from the coding sequence ATGACTGACGAGACCATCTTCGGCAAGATCATCCGCCGCGAGATACCCGCGGACATCGTCTTCGAGGACGAGCACCTGATCGCCTTCCGTGACATTGCACCGCAGGCGCCGGTGCACGTGCTGTTCGTGCCCAAGACGCCGATTCCGCGGCTGGACGACCTCACCCCGGATCAGGCGGCGGTGGTCGGCCGGTTGGTCATCGCGGCTGCGGAATACGCGCGGCGCGAAGGCCTGGCCGAGGACGGCTACCGGGTGGTGATGAACTGCAACGACCACGGCGGCCAGACGGTGTATCAGATCCACCTGCACCTGCTGGCTGGCGCGCCACTGGGGCGTTTTGGTGTGCCGGGCTGA
- the recR gene encoding recombination mediator RecR produces MSSPLLEQLIEAFRVLPGVGQKSAQRMAYHVLERERAGGQRLADALAAAVDRIGNCERCRDFSETPVCPTCSSASRDVHQLCVVESPADRLAIEQATGYRGLYYVLQGRLSPLDGIGPAELGLDRLASRLAEGEVSELIVATNPTVEGEATAHYLGQLARQYKVRPSRPTHGVPLGGELEYVDRGTLSHAFGSRSEMS; encoded by the coding sequence ATGAGCTCGCCGCTGCTTGAGCAGTTGATCGAGGCGTTCCGGGTGTTGCCCGGCGTGGGGCAGAAGTCGGCCCAGCGCATGGCCTACCACGTGCTCGAGCGCGAGCGCGCTGGGGGCCAGCGGCTCGCGGACGCCCTGGCCGCCGCGGTGGACCGGATCGGCAACTGCGAGCGCTGCCGCGACTTCAGCGAAACCCCGGTGTGCCCGACCTGCTCCAGCGCGAGCCGCGACGTCCACCAGCTGTGCGTGGTCGAGTCCCCCGCCGACCGCCTGGCGATCGAGCAGGCCACCGGTTACCGCGGCCTCTATTACGTGCTGCAGGGTCGGCTCAGCCCGCTGGATGGCATCGGCCCGGCCGAGCTGGGCCTGGACCGGCTGGCATCACGCCTGGCCGAGGGTGAGGTGTCCGAGCTGATCGTGGCGACCAACCCCACGGTGGAAGGCGAGGCCACCGCGCATTACTTGGGCCAGCTGGCGCGCCAGTACAAGGTGCGCCCGAGTCGCCCGACCCATGGGGTTCCGCTCGGTGGCGAGCTGGAGTATGTCGACCGCGGCACGCTTTCCCACGCCTTTGGCAGTCGCAGCGAGATGTCCTGA
- a CDS encoding YbaB/EbfC family nucleoid-associated protein, producing MRGNIAQLMQQAQKMQEEMQRAQEELANIEVIGNAGGGMVSVTLTGRMECRKVRIDPQALADPEMAEDLIAAAINDAVNKVNAASQERMGSATAGMQLPPGMKLPF from the coding sequence ATGCGTGGAAATATTGCCCAACTGATGCAGCAAGCGCAGAAGATGCAGGAAGAAATGCAGCGCGCGCAGGAAGAGCTGGCCAACATCGAGGTCATCGGTAACGCCGGTGGTGGCATGGTCAGCGTGACCCTGACCGGCCGCATGGAGTGCCGCAAGGTGCGCATCGATCCGCAGGCTCTGGCCGATCCGGAGATGGCCGAGGACCTGATCGCCGCAGCGATCAACGACGCCGTCAACAAGGTCAATGCCGCGTCGCAGGAGCGCATGGGTTCGGCGACCGCCGGCATGCAACTGCCGCCGGGCATGAAGCTGCCGTTCTGA